In Blastopirellula marina, a single genomic region encodes these proteins:
- a CDS encoding (2Fe-2S)-binding protein: MNPDDELCLCFHVTKRKVQNFCRIEKPRRASQLSECGGAGTGCGWCRPFLERIFENQQKAEADELPSAEEYQASRAVYIREKKNRGGEVK, translated from the coding sequence ATGAATCCCGATGACGAACTGTGCTTGTGTTTCCACGTGACCAAACGCAAAGTGCAGAACTTTTGTCGTATTGAAAAGCCACGCCGAGCCTCTCAACTCTCTGAATGTGGAGGCGCGGGAACCGGATGTGGTTGGTGTCGGCCGTTCCTTGAGAGAATCTTCGAGAACCAACAAAAGGCTGAAGCTGACGAACTTCCCAGCGCGGAAGAATATCAAGCCAGTCGAGCGGTATACATTCGCGAAAAGAAGAACCGCGGCGGCGAAGTTAAGTGA
- a CDS encoding STAS domain-containing protein: protein MVNILRQKDITILDFGPEYVNLDEASLGNVVQQIVEVAKHTSPPLVVIDLSNTESIGSFFIQFLIRIWKLIKKRGGRLVIAGLSDECLNVLKRSKIESLWQRYPTREAAAEALKVEE, encoded by the coding sequence ATGGTTAACATCCTGCGCCAGAAAGACATCACGATACTCGACTTCGGGCCAGAGTATGTCAATCTGGACGAAGCCAGTCTGGGTAACGTCGTCCAGCAGATTGTGGAAGTGGCCAAGCACACTTCCCCTCCTCTGGTTGTCATCGATCTTTCGAATACCGAATCGATCGGTTCGTTCTTTATCCAGTTTCTGATTCGTATCTGGAAGCTGATCAAGAAACGTGGAGGAAGACTGGTCATCGCTGGGCTCAGCGATGAATGCTTGAACGTCTTGAAGCGTTCGAAGATTGAATCGCTTTGGCAGCGTTATCCTACCCGCGAAGCGGCGGCCGAAGCGCTAAAGGTTGAAGAATAA
- a CDS encoding response regulator transcription factor, with protein sequence MMLAKSNPKPSYPRVLVVDDDDAIMRAVARVLDSDESIQIIGQTTHAQAALAMVESTNPDVVLMDIHMHGLDPFLACKQITKVSRGQAKVLFYTGFPKDNYLDRCLEVGAAGIVSKHSESLRNLAFAIRHVAAGNTYFSPELDKRLVEREDGIPSSRLATLTDREVGVLRELSLGRTQSEIAEALDISERTVNKTVGDLKSKLQVQTINEMLIFAVNEGLVHPELQFVQRNETHEDA encoded by the coding sequence ATGATGCTTGCCAAGAGCAACCCGAAACCTTCCTACCCTCGCGTATTGGTCGTTGACGACGACGACGCGATTATGCGCGCCGTAGCACGCGTTCTTGATTCCGACGAATCGATTCAGATCATCGGACAGACGACGCATGCGCAAGCGGCCCTAGCCATGGTTGAGTCGACCAATCCCGATGTTGTCCTCATGGACATCCACATGCACGGCCTCGACCCATTCCTGGCATGTAAGCAAATCACCAAAGTAAGTCGAGGGCAAGCCAAGGTCCTGTTCTACACAGGGTTCCCCAAAGACAACTACCTGGACCGCTGCCTGGAAGTGGGCGCAGCCGGAATCGTTTCCAAGCACTCGGAATCGCTACGCAATCTCGCGTTTGCGATTCGTCACGTGGCTGCTGGTAACACTTATTTTTCACCAGAGCTCGACAAGCGATTGGTCGAACGGGAAGACGGCATCCCCTCGTCCCGCCTGGCAACGCTAACCGATCGAGAAGTCGGCGTGCTCCGTGAATTGTCCCTCGGTCGCACACAATCCGAGATTGCAGAAGCCTTGGATATAAGTGAACGCACCGTCAACAAGACGGTGGGCGATCTGAAATCGAAACTGCAGGTCCAAACAATCAACGAGATGCTCATTTTCGCCGTCAACGAAGGGCTCGTTCATCCCGAGTTGCAGTTCGTTCAGCGGAACGAAACCCATGAGGATGCCTAG
- a CDS encoding HEAT repeat domain-containing protein, which produces MSTTPKTHWLLLIATTLLITGAPSFAYAQATQPQWIWAPQHQKDQVPASSCFFRKSINISQMTGGQIMITADDEYELWINGKKIAEDNNWRNRRQFDISNHLTIGDNVFAVQVRNTQGNAAGLLAEITIFGSNNQKVSFPSNSSWKSDLRPFPLWQSTFYSDSRWQRAQELGPANGTTPWNVGQPQVAANTKSGPPVPPEPSFAEKPRPSQRPIEAKPISTAKKPQETQPEVVSTPQETAPTAESRFRILPGFAIQEVISAEKTGALISMTFNEFGNIIASKEGGDLMLIYDSNDDGVVDTQRVYNDTIKNVQGILPLNGEVFVVGEGSEGTGLYKLSDTDGDGDVEEVATLFKFNGAIGEHGPHGLALGPDGLIYLVAGNDTKLDSDVDEKSPHRHFYEGDLVPRFEDPGGHAVGVKAPGGMVLRTDIEGQKVEIVAGGIRNAYDLAFNRNGDLFIHDSDMEWDEGLVWHRPTRIYQVSPGADFGWRSGWAKWPNYYPDCVPPILETGAGSPTGLVVYDHFKYPAKYQNRLFVTDWANGRISTVSLTPEGAGYVAKSEALLEGKPMNVTDLEVGPDGWVYFTTGGRGTEGGLYRIVYKGDIPEGSDDLGKGIAQAIRHPQPQSAWGRQKIAEIQSDLGDLWNPQIQGVAIAKENPSYYRTRALDLMQLYGPTPTQSMLLELTEDDNAEVCQKAITLLVNYPGNESTERLRELLKHKSPAVRREACETLCEIRGTVTYEELRPLLSASDRREAYAARRLLENQPVENWIEDALIADSATLFNSASIAALVSQPSHDVALKIALNAQKRLDDYLSDEEFLSILRVIQLAIDRGSLNESDVPGLAPRLASEFPAADHKMNRELIRTLAHFRVSDITDRYIAHLDSKIPAAERLNLAMHMSFIEEGWTSEQKLKLLGHLESGLKIEGGEGLRGYIETSTKQFVKCLTPEEQYVALTLGHMWPNAALAVLFELPEHPNEQVLATLRMIDEELIGNETTVATRMRKGIVAILAGNGTPENMAYLRKAFDREPERRASIAFGLAQQPEGKNFAYLVKAIPVLEGDFATNVVQKLTQGTQTENDPETIRQLILLGLRSDDTCKQAVNQLLVKWTGESVASPADPFEKQIKSWQTWFTESYPDLPEAKLVDNKASNWDLKELLEFLGNDEYHGGDATSGALIFKKAQCAACHRMGGAGEAIGPDLTDIARRFQKKQILESILFPSHVISDQYVTKQILTVDGKILSGLVSTSPSGDYVVIDSQGNKTEVPQADVDELSPSKTSIMPSGLLDQLTAEEIGDLMTYLKANKASSKTQVATQPTGTSVR; this is translated from the coding sequence ATGTCGACTACCCCCAAAACTCATTGGTTGTTGCTGATAGCCACTACCCTGCTGATCACCGGAGCCCCCAGCTTCGCGTATGCTCAGGCCACGCAACCGCAATGGATCTGGGCCCCGCAGCACCAAAAGGATCAGGTTCCTGCGAGCAGTTGCTTCTTTCGCAAGAGCATCAACATCTCGCAAATGACAGGTGGTCAAATCATGATCACTGCGGACGACGAATACGAGTTGTGGATAAACGGAAAAAAAATCGCAGAAGATAATAACTGGCGAAATCGGCGACAATTCGATATTTCGAACCACCTGACGATCGGCGACAATGTTTTCGCCGTTCAAGTCCGCAACACCCAGGGCAACGCCGCCGGGCTGTTGGCTGAGATTACGATCTTTGGCTCGAACAATCAGAAGGTGAGCTTTCCCTCGAACTCGTCGTGGAAATCGGACCTGCGTCCCTTCCCGCTATGGCAGTCGACGTTCTACAGCGATTCGCGTTGGCAGCGAGCTCAAGAACTGGGGCCAGCCAACGGAACAACCCCCTGGAATGTTGGCCAACCGCAGGTAGCCGCCAACACCAAGAGTGGTCCTCCGGTTCCACCGGAACCTTCGTTTGCCGAAAAGCCACGTCCTTCGCAGCGTCCGATCGAAGCGAAGCCTATCTCGACTGCTAAGAAGCCTCAGGAAACTCAGCCAGAGGTGGTGTCGACTCCACAAGAGACCGCACCGACGGCAGAGTCGCGCTTCCGAATTTTGCCAGGCTTCGCCATTCAGGAAGTGATCTCGGCAGAGAAGACGGGCGCGCTGATCTCGATGACATTCAACGAATTCGGCAACATCATCGCTTCGAAAGAAGGGGGCGATCTGATGCTGATCTACGATTCCAACGATGATGGGGTTGTCGATACGCAGCGTGTGTACAACGACACGATCAAGAACGTGCAAGGTATCCTGCCGCTCAACGGCGAGGTGTTCGTCGTCGGGGAAGGCTCGGAAGGGACTGGCCTGTATAAGCTGAGCGATACGGACGGCGACGGTGACGTGGAAGAGGTTGCCACGCTGTTCAAGTTCAACGGAGCGATCGGCGAACACGGCCCACACGGCTTGGCCTTGGGTCCCGACGGGCTGATCTACCTGGTGGCTGGTAACGACACGAAGCTCGACTCCGATGTTGATGAGAAGAGTCCTCATCGACACTTCTACGAAGGGGACCTGGTCCCACGGTTTGAAGATCCAGGCGGCCATGCCGTAGGTGTGAAAGCCCCAGGCGGGATGGTTTTGCGTACCGATATTGAAGGGCAGAAGGTCGAGATCGTTGCTGGCGGTATCCGCAATGCGTACGACCTGGCGTTCAATCGCAACGGCGACTTGTTTATTCACGATAGTGACATGGAATGGGACGAAGGCCTGGTATGGCACCGTCCGACCCGCATCTACCAGGTTTCGCCTGGTGCTGATTTCGGTTGGCGTAGCGGCTGGGCGAAGTGGCCGAACTACTATCCTGACTGCGTTCCACCGATCCTGGAGACCGGAGCCGGTTCTCCCACGGGGTTGGTTGTCTACGATCACTTCAAATACCCAGCCAAATATCAGAATCGCCTGTTTGTTACCGACTGGGCCAATGGTCGGATCAGCACGGTTTCGCTGACCCCAGAAGGGGCCGGTTATGTTGCCAAGAGCGAAGCTTTGCTCGAAGGCAAGCCGATGAACGTGACCGACTTGGAAGTTGGCCCGGATGGTTGGGTCTACTTCACCACTGGTGGCCGCGGCACCGAAGGGGGCCTCTACCGTATTGTCTACAAGGGAGATATCCCTGAAGGAAGCGATGACCTAGGCAAAGGTATCGCCCAGGCCATTCGGCATCCACAGCCGCAAAGTGCTTGGGGACGACAGAAGATCGCCGAGATCCAGTCCGACTTGGGCGACTTATGGAATCCGCAAATCCAAGGGGTTGCGATTGCGAAAGAGAACCCTTCGTACTATCGCACGCGAGCTTTGGATTTGATGCAGCTGTATGGTCCGACTCCGACGCAGAGCATGCTGTTAGAGCTTACCGAGGACGATAATGCCGAAGTTTGCCAGAAAGCGATCACGCTGCTGGTAAATTACCCAGGCAACGAATCGACCGAGCGTTTGCGAGAACTGCTGAAGCACAAGAGCCCAGCGGTTCGCCGCGAGGCCTGCGAAACGTTGTGTGAGATTCGCGGTACAGTTACGTACGAAGAACTGCGGCCATTGTTGTCTGCTTCCGATCGACGCGAAGCGTATGCCGCTCGCCGTCTGCTTGAGAATCAGCCGGTTGAGAATTGGATTGAAGATGCTTTGATCGCGGACTCCGCGACGTTGTTCAACTCGGCCAGCATCGCAGCGCTCGTGTCGCAGCCTTCGCACGATGTCGCCTTGAAGATTGCATTGAATGCTCAGAAGCGTTTGGACGACTATTTAAGCGATGAAGAGTTCCTGTCGATCCTGCGTGTCATTCAGTTGGCGATCGACCGTGGCAGCCTTAACGAAAGTGACGTACCGGGTTTAGCACCGCGGTTGGCCAGTGAATTCCCTGCTGCGGATCATAAGATGAATCGTGAACTGATCCGCACGCTGGCACACTTCCGTGTATCGGATATCACCGACCGCTATATCGCCCATCTTGATAGTAAGATTCCGGCGGCAGAGCGATTGAATTTGGCCATGCATATGTCGTTCATCGAAGAAGGATGGACGAGCGAGCAGAAGCTGAAGTTGCTGGGACACCTGGAAAGCGGTTTGAAGATCGAAGGTGGTGAAGGGCTTCGCGGTTACATCGAAACGAGCACCAAGCAGTTTGTGAAGTGCTTGACTCCCGAAGAGCAGTATGTTGCGTTGACCTTGGGGCACATGTGGCCCAATGCGGCCCTGGCAGTTCTGTTTGAATTGCCGGAGCACCCCAACGAACAAGTTCTCGCAACACTCCGCATGATCGATGAAGAACTCATCGGCAACGAGACCACCGTCGCGACTCGTATGCGTAAGGGGATCGTCGCGATTCTGGCTGGCAACGGCACGCCCGAGAATATGGCATATCTGCGAAAAGCGTTTGATCGTGAACCGGAACGCCGCGCATCGATCGCTTTCGGTCTGGCCCAGCAACCCGAAGGAAAGAACTTCGCGTACCTGGTCAAAGCGATTCCTGTCCTTGAAGGGGATTTCGCGACCAACGTAGTTCAGAAGCTAACCCAAGGAACGCAAACCGAGAACGATCCGGAAACGATTCGACAACTCATTCTGCTGGGACTTCGTTCGGACGATACCTGCAAGCAAGCCGTCAATCAGCTTCTGGTGAAATGGACCGGCGAGTCTGTGGCATCGCCGGCCGATCCATTCGAGAAGCAGATCAAGTCGTGGCAAACGTGGTTTACCGAAAGCTATCCGGATCTGCCGGAAGCGAAGTTGGTCGACAACAAGGCCAGCAACTGGGACCTGAAAGAACTGCTCGAGTTCCTGGGCAACGACGAATACCACGGCGGCGACGCAACCTCAGGGGCATTGATCTTCAAGAAGGCTCAGTGCGCTGCCTGTCACCGCATGGGGGGGGCCGGCGAAGCGATCGGGCCTGACCTGACTGACATCGCCCGACGTTTCCAGAAGAAGCAGATCCTGGAATCGATTCTGTTCCCATCGCACGTGATCTCCGATCAGTACGTGACCAAGCAGATTTTGACGGTCGACGGCAAGATCTTGTCGGGGTTGGTTTCAACGAGCCCGAGCGGGGATTACGTTGTCATTGACAGCCAGGGTAATAAGACCGAAGTACCTCAGGCAGACGTCGACGAACTATCGCCATCGAAGACCAGCATCATGCCTAGCGGCCTGCTGGATCAGCTGACTGCTGAAGAGATTGGTGACCTGATGACGTACCTGAAAGCGAACAAAGCTTCGTCCAAGACCCAGGTCGCCACTCAGCCAACCGGTACTTCGGTTCGCTAG
- a CDS encoding TIGR00730 family Rossman fold protein, whose amino-acid sequence MSRFEETDAEDISSDKDERREIEIKNLLDQIRQTADKLQRDAATRGDLKLLSRSLKELRYAFKVFTPFRGKRKVTIFGSARTLPDHPTYQTAADFAQQMAKDDWLVITGAGSGIMEAGHRGAGRNNSMGLNIMLPFEQQANPVIHGDEKLVNMKYFFTRKLMFVKECDAVVCLPGGFGTLDEAFEVLTLVQTGKRDLFPIVLLDAPGGNYWKSLDVFIRTALHESGMISPEDFALYKVTDQIDEAVGEIEQFYKVYHSMRYVRKKLVIRTVTPIDQSLLSSIQTEFRDILSEGTFEVGDPLPEEDEPELEEMSRLVFTFNRRNLGRLRILLDCINAGSIEPAYRDFA is encoded by the coding sequence TTGAGTCGATTTGAAGAAACGGATGCGGAGGATATCTCGTCGGACAAGGATGAACGCCGTGAGATTGAGATTAAGAACCTTCTCGATCAGATCCGCCAGACTGCGGACAAACTGCAACGCGATGCCGCAACCCGCGGTGATCTCAAGCTACTATCGCGTTCGCTGAAAGAACTACGCTACGCGTTTAAAGTCTTCACACCGTTTCGAGGTAAACGCAAAGTCACCATCTTTGGCTCTGCACGAACTCTGCCGGATCACCCCACCTATCAAACGGCTGCCGACTTCGCTCAGCAGATGGCCAAAGACGATTGGCTGGTGATCACCGGTGCCGGAAGTGGCATTATGGAGGCAGGGCATCGTGGTGCAGGGCGTAACAACTCGATGGGCTTGAATATCATGCTCCCCTTCGAGCAACAAGCCAATCCTGTGATTCATGGCGACGAAAAACTCGTGAACATGAAATACTTCTTCACACGCAAACTGATGTTTGTGAAGGAGTGCGACGCCGTAGTCTGTCTGCCAGGTGGGTTTGGCACACTCGACGAAGCCTTTGAAGTGCTCACGCTGGTACAGACCGGCAAACGCGATCTCTTTCCAATCGTTCTGCTGGATGCTCCAGGCGGCAACTACTGGAAGTCGCTCGACGTCTTCATTCGTACGGCCCTGCACGAGAGCGGCATGATTTCGCCGGAAGACTTCGCGCTGTACAAGGTAACCGATCAGATCGACGAAGCGGTCGGCGAGATCGAGCAGTTTTACAAGGTGTACCACAGCATGCGGTATGTCCGAAAAAAGCTGGTCATCCGTACCGTTACACCGATTGACCAGTCGCTGCTAAGTTCCATTCAAACGGAATTCCGCGACATCCTTAGCGAGGGCACTTTTGAAGTTGGCGACCCACTACCAGAAGAAGACGAGCCGGAACTGGAAGAGATGTCCCGACTCGTGTTTACATTCAATCGCCGCAACTTGGGTCGCTTGAGAATCTTGCTCGATTGTATCAACGCCGGCTCCATCGAACCGGCGTACCGAGACTTCGCGTAG
- a CDS encoding M20/M25/M40 family metallo-hydrolase: MAIPGVSGEEAEVAARVRRELLAVGVQDEAITHDSAHKHCPVPHSTTGNLIVSLPGSRPGQRRLLMAHMDTVPICVGSRPKLQDDMLVPQDAHTGLGADDRAGVATVLFAVTELLAQKIPHGPLTLLFSVQEEIGLQGARNLEVDKLGNPELAFNWDGGDPAKLTIGAIGGYRMTIDIHGVASHAGVAPEKGVSAITVAGLAISKLHAQGLLGKISQGELNGTSNIGVIHGGNATNVVADHVQLRAEVRSHQKETIEKLVDHFHQAFQQAAAEVQNNSNQMAKVEFDGDLNYEPFVISAETPSVQVASKVLNGLGISPFHAIANGGLDANWLYRHGIPAVSLGCGQHNQHMTSEMLDIQQFYTACEVALQIASGKDAVE, translated from the coding sequence ATGGCAATCCCTGGCGTCAGTGGAGAGGAAGCCGAGGTCGCCGCACGAGTTCGCCGCGAACTTCTAGCCGTTGGCGTACAGGACGAAGCCATCACGCACGATTCTGCACATAAACATTGTCCTGTTCCGCATAGCACCACCGGCAATCTGATTGTCTCTCTCCCGGGAAGTCGCCCAGGACAGCGTCGCTTGTTGATGGCCCACATGGATACCGTTCCGATCTGTGTCGGCTCGCGTCCGAAACTGCAAGATGACATGCTGGTCCCTCAGGATGCTCATACCGGCCTGGGGGCCGATGACCGAGCAGGCGTCGCCACCGTGCTGTTCGCCGTAACCGAACTTCTGGCTCAAAAGATACCGCATGGGCCTTTGACTCTGCTCTTTTCCGTTCAGGAAGAGATCGGTCTGCAAGGAGCGAGAAACCTGGAAGTCGACAAGCTCGGTAATCCGGAACTGGCGTTCAATTGGGACGGGGGAGATCCGGCCAAGCTTACCATTGGTGCCATCGGAGGGTACCGTATGACGATTGATATTCACGGCGTGGCCAGTCATGCGGGAGTCGCCCCCGAGAAAGGGGTCAGCGCGATCACCGTTGCCGGCCTTGCGATCAGCAAGCTACACGCACAGGGGTTACTCGGAAAGATCTCGCAAGGAGAACTGAACGGGACAAGCAACATCGGCGTCATTCATGGTGGCAACGCAACGAACGTTGTTGCGGATCATGTGCAACTTCGAGCCGAAGTTCGTAGCCACCAGAAGGAGACGATTGAAAAACTTGTTGACCACTTCCATCAAGCATTCCAACAAGCGGCCGCCGAGGTACAAAACAACTCAAACCAGATGGCGAAAGTCGAGTTTGATGGAGATCTAAATTACGAACCCTTTGTAATTTCAGCAGAGACACCAAGTGTCCAGGTCGCAAGCAAGGTCCTCAACGGGTTGGGGATCAGTCCGTTTCATGCGATTGCCAACGGTGGGCTCGATGCCAACTGGCTCTATCGACACGGAATACCTGCGGTGTCCCTGGGGTGTGGTCAACACAACCAGCATATGACAAGTGAGATGCTGGACATTCAACAATTCTACACGGCCTGCGAAGTCGCGCTTCAAATCGCATCTGGAAAGGATGCCGTCGAATGA
- a CDS encoding diguanylate cyclase, whose protein sequence is MSEFTLIHLLLCVTFFGIGFIASQWLRYPAKQEDKNLETASDGISATTEDNSADSSLQHEVDPQQDQVAVAEAISEVVDRVRSLADGVRTEVHEHSQSVEQLNHDLLASANVSDPEAASRIILRLIDANRHLDSRLNLAEARLQEQSQLLRSHRVEARTDALTGLPNRRVFDEEIERLFEEKRNARRASSLIMVDIDHFKDFNDRHGHQAGDLCLKKVGEEIRQTVRGIGGIVMRYGGEEFAVLLPGTEMFDAKVAAQRLNRNIERLIVDFEQKELTVTASLGVAEIDRDSEAAEWLGRADRALYAAKREGRNRGCWHDGQASHAIVRRNADPVAEVDERSSAIARREAFNRDVNRRLALFHRKRQPLSLIVASIDQIDNKPVEDHPDFIAIQHAVMQVFGAILRDMDHVCQLADNQFGALLPAADGQEAAIVAERTRDAISRLNLKTPTDVIRISISCGVSHALEGDEAEHMLSRSESALGYAQSKNGNAVYLLRHEMDWESPLRITPEVVIASG, encoded by the coding sequence ATGTCAGAGTTTACATTGATCCACTTACTTCTTTGCGTGACGTTCTTCGGAATCGGATTCATCGCGTCTCAATGGCTGCGATATCCGGCGAAGCAGGAAGATAAGAATTTAGAGACGGCGTCCGACGGCATTTCCGCGACTACAGAGGACAATTCAGCGGATAGTTCCTTGCAACACGAGGTTGATCCGCAGCAAGATCAAGTGGCGGTAGCGGAAGCGATCAGCGAAGTGGTTGACCGTGTTCGCAGTTTGGCCGATGGTGTACGTACGGAAGTCCACGAACACTCCCAATCGGTCGAACAGCTCAACCACGATCTGCTTGCGTCGGCAAACGTTTCCGATCCTGAAGCGGCGTCTCGCATTATCTTGCGTTTGATCGATGCCAATCGACATCTCGATTCGCGACTAAATCTGGCCGAGGCACGTCTCCAGGAACAATCGCAGTTACTGCGGTCGCACCGCGTGGAAGCTCGCACCGATGCATTGACGGGCCTTCCCAATCGTCGTGTCTTCGACGAAGAGATTGAACGCCTGTTTGAGGAAAAACGGAATGCGCGGCGTGCCTCGTCTCTAATCATGGTCGATATCGATCACTTCAAAGACTTCAACGACCGTCATGGACATCAAGCAGGCGACCTCTGCTTAAAGAAAGTTGGCGAAGAGATTCGCCAGACGGTGCGAGGTATCGGTGGAATCGTCATGCGATATGGTGGTGAAGAGTTTGCCGTGCTCTTGCCTGGCACAGAAATGTTCGATGCCAAGGTTGCCGCGCAGCGTCTCAATCGAAATATCGAACGCTTGATTGTCGATTTCGAACAGAAAGAACTGACTGTCACGGCAAGTCTTGGTGTCGCTGAAATCGATCGCGATAGCGAGGCCGCTGAATGGCTGGGACGCGCCGACCGGGCCTTATACGCAGCCAAGCGAGAGGGACGTAACCGTGGTTGTTGGCACGATGGACAAGCCAGCCATGCGATCGTGCGGCGAAATGCGGATCCTGTAGCCGAGGTAGATGAACGAAGTAGCGCGATTGCAAGACGCGAAGCTTTCAATCGTGATGTGAATCGACGACTGGCGCTCTTTCATCGTAAGAGGCAACCACTCTCGCTGATTGTCGCGAGCATTGACCAGATTGATAACAAGCCGGTAGAAGATCACCCCGACTTCATCGCGATTCAGCACGCGGTGATGCAGGTCTTCGGAGCGATACTGCGGGACATGGATCATGTCTGTCAATTGGCAGACAACCAGTTCGGAGCGCTGCTGCCGGCGGCAGATGGTCAGGAGGCGGCGATCGTTGCCGAGCGAACTCGTGACGCGATCTCGCGTTTGAACCTGAAAACGCCAACCGATGTGATTCGCATTTCGATTTCGTGCGGCGTCTCTCACGCGTTGGAAGGAGATGAAGCTGAACACATGCTTTCGCGAAGCGAGTCGGCTCTCGGATATGCTCAAAGCAAGAATGGGAATGCCGTTTACTTACTGCGTCATGAAATGGATTGGGAGTCGCCGCTACGTATCACGCCAGAAGTCGTGATAGCAAGCGGATAA